In Nocardia yunnanensis, one DNA window encodes the following:
- a CDS encoding MFS transporter, whose product MTTTPTTRSGTSADRHTTAAPRARPRDWAGLGVLALALLLIAVDATVLDLAVPSITADLAPTTPQLLWIIDVYSFVLASLLVTMGTLGDRIGRRKLLLIGAAGFAAASAMAAWAVNPEMLIAARVLQGVAGATLMPATLGLIRSMFADARQRTLAISVWGAMAASGAAFGPLLGGWMLEHFWWGSVFLVNLPVMALLLVLAPVLVPESRDPNPGRFDLISAGLSMAALIPIVYAVKEFAAHGPSLNLLVIAAVGVVSGVAFVRRQRGLTAPLIDLDLFRIPAFRAAVFTNLLSVFALAGVLFFGSQYLQLVLGRSPLAAGLLLIPGTIGSMLGALAAAWLVRYRRPATVLAGSLVTVAAGAGLYWLLPTDPQGSMTPFIVGFLLIGLGEGVALTVSCDMIVSTAPEARAGNAAAISETAMEMGIALGVAVLGSAVMAAFRQGLDLSHVPSAQADAARESLGGAIETARALPQPAAGELLNSAHSAFVSGIHLAATSTAVILLLTAFVAYRAARKQRTA is encoded by the coding sequence ATGACCACCACACCGACCACTCGTTCCGGAACATCCGCCGACCGGCACACCACCGCCGCACCGCGGGCCCGGCCCAGGGATTGGGCCGGGCTCGGCGTCCTCGCGCTGGCGCTGCTGCTGATCGCCGTCGACGCGACCGTGCTCGATCTGGCGGTCCCGTCCATTACCGCGGATCTCGCGCCCACCACCCCGCAGCTGCTGTGGATCATCGACGTCTACTCGTTCGTGCTCGCGAGCCTGCTGGTCACCATGGGCACCCTCGGCGACCGCATCGGCCGCCGGAAGCTGCTGCTCATCGGCGCGGCCGGATTCGCCGCCGCCTCGGCCATGGCGGCCTGGGCCGTCAACCCCGAAATGCTCATCGCCGCACGGGTGCTGCAGGGCGTCGCCGGCGCCACCCTGATGCCCGCCACCCTGGGCCTGATCCGGTCCATGTTCGCCGACGCCCGCCAGCGCACCCTGGCCATCTCGGTCTGGGGTGCGATGGCGGCCTCCGGCGCGGCCTTCGGCCCGCTGCTGGGCGGCTGGATGCTCGAGCACTTCTGGTGGGGTTCGGTGTTCTTGGTGAACCTGCCGGTGATGGCGCTGCTGCTGGTGCTGGCCCCGGTCCTGGTACCGGAATCGCGGGATCCCAACCCGGGTCGCTTCGACCTGATCAGCGCCGGGCTGTCGATGGCGGCGCTGATCCCGATCGTGTACGCGGTCAAGGAGTTCGCCGCCCACGGCCCGAGCCTGAACCTGCTGGTGATCGCCGCCGTCGGCGTGGTCTCGGGGGTGGCGTTCGTGCGCCGGCAGCGCGGGCTCACGGCGCCGCTCATCGATCTGGACCTGTTCCGGATCCCGGCGTTCCGGGCCGCCGTGTTCACCAACCTGCTGTCGGTGTTCGCGCTGGCCGGTGTGCTGTTCTTCGGTTCGCAGTATCTGCAGCTGGTGCTGGGCCGCTCACCGCTGGCGGCCGGGCTGCTGCTCATCCCGGGCACCATCGGCTCGATGCTGGGTGCGCTGGCCGCGGCGTGGCTGGTCCGATACCGGCGTCCGGCAACGGTATTGGCGGGTTCGCTGGTCACGGTCGCGGCCGGCGCGGGACTCTACTGGCTGCTGCCCACCGATCCGCAGGGTTCGATGACCCCGTTCATCGTGGGGTTCCTGCTGATCGGCCTGGGCGAGGGTGTGGCGCTCACGGTGTCGTGCGACATGATCGTGAGCACCGCACCCGAGGCCCGGGCGGGCAATGCCGCCGCCATCTCCGAGACGGCCATGGAGATGGGCATCGCCCTGGGTGTCGCGGTGCTGGGCAGTGCCGTGATGGCGGCCTTCCGGCAGGGACTGGACCTGTCCCACGTCCCGTCCGCCCAGGCGGATGCGGCCCGCGAGTCGCTGGGCGGCGCGATCGAAACCGCCCGCGCCCTACCGCAACCCGCGGCCGGGGAGCTGCTGAACTCGGCGCACTCCGCCTTCGTCAGCGGCATCCACCTGGCGGCCACCTCCACGGCGGTCATCCTGCTGCTGACCGCGTTCGTCGCCTACCGCGCGGCCCGCAAACAGCGGACCGCATAA
- a CDS encoding glutamate synthase subunit beta produces MGDAQGFLKHTSRELPKRRPVPLRLLDWKEVYEEKFSHETLQRQASRCMDCGIPFCHNGCPLGNLIPEWNDLVYKGAWKEGFDRLHATNNFPEFTGRLCPAPCEASCVLGINQDAVTIKQVEVEIIENGFDEGWVTPVYPTRLTGKRVAVVGSGPAGLAAAQQLTRAGHTVTVFERDDRIGGLLRYGIPEFKMEKRFIDRRLAQMEAEGTIFKTGVNVGVDITAAQLREQFDAVVLAGGATIARDLPIPGRDLDGIHQAMEFLPLANRVQLGDPITDEDGLPRINARGKKVVIIGGGDTGADCLGTSHRQGAASIHQFEIMPRPPEERATSTPWPTYPLMYRVSSAHEEGGERVFSVNTERFVGADGKVTGLQAHEVTMVNGRFEKVEGTDFTLEADLVLLAMGFVGPQKNGLLEGLGVGYDQRGNVMRDKDWATTVPGVFVAGDMGRGQSLIVWAIAEGRAAAAAVDKYLEGETALPSPITPTMVAQR; encoded by the coding sequence ATGGGTGACGCACAAGGCTTCCTGAAGCACACCAGCCGGGAACTGCCGAAGCGCCGTCCGGTTCCGCTTCGCCTGCTCGACTGGAAAGAGGTCTACGAGGAGAAGTTCTCCCACGAGACCCTGCAGCGCCAGGCCAGCCGTTGCATGGACTGCGGTATTCCGTTCTGCCACAACGGCTGCCCGCTCGGGAACCTGATTCCCGAGTGGAACGACCTGGTGTACAAGGGCGCGTGGAAGGAAGGCTTCGACCGCCTGCACGCGACCAACAACTTCCCGGAGTTCACCGGCCGACTGTGCCCGGCTCCGTGTGAGGCGTCCTGCGTCCTGGGCATCAACCAGGACGCGGTGACCATCAAGCAGGTCGAGGTCGAGATCATCGAGAACGGTTTCGACGAGGGCTGGGTCACCCCGGTCTACCCGACCCGTCTCACCGGCAAGCGCGTCGCGGTGGTCGGTTCCGGCCCCGCGGGCCTGGCCGCCGCCCAGCAGCTGACCCGGGCCGGCCACACCGTGACGGTGTTCGAGCGCGACGACCGCATCGGCGGCCTGCTGCGCTACGGCATCCCGGAATTCAAGATGGAGAAGCGCTTCATCGACCGCCGGCTGGCGCAGATGGAGGCCGAGGGCACCATCTTCAAGACCGGCGTGAACGTGGGCGTCGACATCACCGCCGCGCAGCTGCGCGAGCAGTTCGACGCGGTGGTGCTGGCCGGTGGCGCGACCATCGCGCGTGATCTGCCGATCCCGGGCCGCGATCTGGACGGCATCCACCAGGCCATGGAGTTCCTGCCGCTGGCCAACCGGGTGCAGCTGGGCGACCCGATCACCGACGAGGACGGCCTGCCGCGCATCAACGCGCGCGGCAAGAAGGTCGTCATCATCGGCGGCGGCGACACCGGCGCGGACTGCCTGGGCACCTCGCACCGGCAGGGCGCGGCGTCGATCCACCAGTTCGAGATCATGCCGCGTCCGCCGGAGGAGCGTGCCACCTCGACCCCGTGGCCGACCTACCCGCTGATGTACCGCGTCTCCTCGGCGCACGAGGAGGGCGGCGAGCGCGTGTTCTCCGTCAACACCGAGCGTTTCGTCGGTGCGGACGGCAAGGTCACCGGCCTGCAGGCGCACGAGGTGACCATGGTCAACGGTCGTTTCGAGAAGGTCGAGGGCACCGACTTCACCCTCGAGGCCGATCTGGTGCTGCTGGCCATGGGCTTCGTTGGGCCGCAGAAGAACGGTCTGCTCGAGGGTCTGGGCGTGGGCTACGACCAGCGCGGCAATGTCATGCGCGACAAGGATTGGGCCACCACGGTTCCCGGCGTCTTCGTCGCCGGTGACATGGGCCGTGGTCAGTCGCTCATCGTGTGGGCCATCGCGGAGGGTCGCGCCGCGGCCGCCGCGGTGGACAAGTACCTGGAGGGTGAGACGGCGCTGCCGTCCCCGATCACCCCGACCATGGTCGCCCAGCGCTGA
- the gltB gene encoding glutamate synthase large subunit yields MTQLPGHGSPAGGAGYGHRSIGLYDPANEHDACGVAFVVDMHGRRSRDIVDKAITALLNLEHRGAAGAEPNSGDGAGILIQLPDKFFRAIVDFELPAEGSYATGIAFLPQARREAARAGYGVEKIVREEGLEVLGWREVPIDDSSLGALSRDAMPTFRQIFIASPKDGAEQLSGMDLERRAYVIRKRIEHELGKAGAGEGATGKESVYFPSLSGETFVYKGMFTTPQLRAFYLDLQDERVESALGIVHSRFSTNTFPSWPLAHPFRRVAHNGEINTVSGNENWMRAREALLNSNVFGTDSEGNNRLEKIFPVCTPGASDTARFDEVLELLHLGGRSLPHAVLMMIPEAWERHESMTPEQRAFYRYHSFLMEPWDGPASVCFTDGTVVGAVLDRNGLRPGRIWVTEDGLVVLASEVGVLDIDPAKVVYKKRLQPGHMFLVDTSQGRIISDDEVKQSLATEFPYQQWLDEGPTKLSDLPDRPHVHMSHDRVLIRQQIFGYTTEELNLLVSPMAQTGGEALGSMGTDTPIAVLSSRPRLLFDYFSQLFAQVTNPPLDAIREEVVTSLRSMVGPEADLLNPGPESCRQITLTQPILDNDELSKLVHINDDGSRPDLRSVVVHGLYPVKKGGKGLRKAIEAVQRQVSAAIDGGARIIVLSDRESNEKLAPIPSLLLTAAVHHHLVRERTRTKVGLVIEAGDAREVHHMAMLVGFGAAAINPYMAFESIEDMLERGALQMPGSTGDHAADFKKAVYNYNKAAGKGVLKVMSKMGISTIASYRGAQLFQVVGLAQELVDEYFTGLRSPLDGIGLDDIADEVAQRHRIAFLENRNERAHRELEIGGEYQWRREGEYHLFNPDTVFKLQHATRSGQYKVFKEYTKLVDDQSERLASLRGLFKFKSQGRHPISIDEVEPASEIVKRFSTGAMSYGSISAEAHETLAVAMNRLGGRSNSGEGGEHPARFEPEENGDWRRSAIKQVASGRFGVTAHYLTNCTDIQIKMAQGAKPGEGGQLPAHKVYPWVAEVRHSTPGVGLISPPPHHDIYSIEDLAQLIHDLKNANPQARIHVKLVAEPGVGTVAAGVSKAHADVVLISGHDGGTGASPLTSLKHAGGPWELGLAETQQTLLLNGLRDRIVVQVDGQMKTGRDVMIAALLGAEEYGFATAPLVVSGCIMMRVCHLDTCPVGVATQNPVLRERFTGKPEFVENFMLYIAEEVRELLASLGLRTLDEAIGRVDLLDTTAAKSHWKAAKLDLSPILDDVETAFMMQDRRRTKSQDHGLDKALDNQLIAEAADALERGKPVKIETKITNVNRTVGTMLGHEVTKLYGGVGLPDNTIDITFTGSAGNSFGAFVPAGITLRVFGDANDYVGKGLSGGRIIVRPSADAPAEYVAEQNIIAGNVILFGATSGQAFIRGVAGERFSVRNSGATAVVEGVGDHACEYMTGGRVVILGETGRNFGAGMSGGVAYVYNPNGTFEANLNTELVDLEQLSAEDVQALKDIVEQHRAETGSAVAERILGDWAQQVTKFAKVMPRDYKKVLIAISEAEKAGRNVDEAIMEAARG; encoded by the coding sequence ATGACGCAACTTCCTGGCCACGGGTCCCCCGCCGGCGGTGCCGGCTACGGTCACCGTTCCATCGGGCTCTATGACCCGGCGAACGAACACGACGCATGTGGCGTCGCATTCGTCGTCGACATGCACGGCCGCCGCAGCCGCGACATCGTCGACAAGGCTATTACGGCATTGCTGAACCTGGAGCACCGTGGCGCGGCCGGCGCCGAGCCCAATTCGGGTGACGGCGCGGGCATCCTGATCCAGCTCCCGGACAAGTTCTTCCGCGCGATCGTCGACTTCGAGCTGCCCGCCGAAGGTTCGTACGCCACCGGTATCGCGTTCCTTCCGCAGGCCCGCCGCGAGGCTGCCCGCGCCGGTTACGGCGTCGAGAAGATCGTGCGCGAGGAGGGCCTCGAGGTCCTCGGCTGGCGTGAGGTCCCGATCGACGACTCGTCGCTGGGCGCGCTCTCGCGCGATGCCATGCCGACCTTCCGGCAGATCTTCATCGCCTCGCCCAAGGACGGCGCCGAGCAGCTCTCGGGCATGGACCTGGAGCGCCGCGCCTACGTCATCCGCAAGCGCATCGAGCACGAGCTCGGCAAGGCCGGCGCCGGTGAAGGCGCGACCGGCAAGGAGTCGGTGTACTTCCCGAGCCTGTCTGGCGAGACCTTCGTCTACAAGGGCATGTTCACCACGCCGCAGCTGCGCGCGTTCTACCTCGATCTGCAGGACGAGCGGGTCGAGTCGGCGCTGGGCATCGTGCACTCGCGCTTCTCCACCAACACCTTCCCGTCGTGGCCGCTGGCGCACCCCTTCCGGCGCGTCGCCCACAACGGCGAGATCAACACCGTCTCCGGCAACGAGAACTGGATGCGGGCGCGTGAGGCGCTGCTGAACTCCAACGTGTTCGGCACCGACTCCGAGGGCAACAACCGCCTGGAGAAGATCTTCCCGGTCTGCACCCCGGGCGCCTCGGACACCGCGCGTTTCGACGAGGTGCTCGAGCTGCTGCACCTGGGCGGCCGCAGCCTGCCGCACGCCGTGCTCATGATGATTCCGGAGGCGTGGGAGCGCCACGAGTCCATGACCCCGGAGCAGCGCGCGTTCTACCGCTACCACTCCTTCCTCATGGAGCCCTGGGACGGCCCGGCCTCGGTGTGCTTCACCGACGGCACGGTCGTCGGCGCGGTGCTGGACCGAAACGGCTTGCGCCCCGGCCGCATCTGGGTCACCGAGGACGGTCTGGTCGTGCTGGCGTCGGAGGTCGGCGTGCTCGACATCGACCCGGCCAAGGTCGTCTACAAGAAGCGCCTGCAGCCCGGCCACATGTTCCTGGTCGACACCTCGCAGGGCCGCATCATCTCCGATGACGAGGTCAAGCAGTCGCTGGCGACCGAGTTCCCGTACCAGCAGTGGCTGGACGAGGGCCCGACCAAGCTCAGCGATCTGCCCGACCGCCCGCACGTGCACATGTCGCACGATCGCGTGCTGATCCGCCAGCAGATCTTCGGATACACCACCGAGGAGCTGAACCTGCTGGTCTCGCCGATGGCGCAGACCGGTGGCGAGGCGCTCGGCTCGATGGGCACCGACACCCCGATCGCGGTGCTGTCGTCGCGGCCGCGGCTGCTGTTCGACTACTTCTCGCAGCTGTTCGCGCAGGTCACCAACCCGCCGCTGGACGCCATCCGCGAAGAGGTCGTGACCTCGCTGCGCAGCATGGTCGGCCCGGAGGCGGATCTGCTCAACCCGGGACCGGAGTCCTGTCGGCAGATCACCCTGACCCAGCCGATCCTGGACAACGACGAGCTGTCCAAGCTCGTCCACATCAACGACGACGGTTCGCGTCCCGACCTGCGTTCGGTCGTGGTGCACGGCCTGTACCCGGTGAAGAAGGGCGGCAAGGGGCTGCGCAAGGCCATCGAGGCCGTGCAGCGCCAGGTGTCGGCCGCGATCGACGGCGGCGCGCGCATCATCGTGCTGTCGGACCGCGAGTCCAACGAGAAGCTGGCTCCGATCCCGTCGCTGCTGCTGACCGCCGCGGTGCACCATCACCTGGTCCGCGAGCGCACCCGCACCAAGGTCGGCCTGGTCATCGAGGCCGGTGACGCCCGCGAGGTGCACCACATGGCCATGCTGGTCGGCTTCGGCGCGGCGGCCATCAACCCGTACATGGCCTTCGAGTCCATCGAGGACATGCTCGAGCGCGGCGCGCTGCAGATGCCGGGCAGCACCGGCGATCACGCGGCCGATTTCAAGAAGGCCGTCTACAACTACAACAAGGCGGCCGGCAAGGGCGTGCTGAAGGTGATGTCCAAGATGGGCATCTCCACCATCGCCTCCTACCGGGGCGCGCAGCTGTTCCAGGTCGTCGGCCTGGCGCAGGAGCTCGTCGACGAGTACTTCACCGGGCTGCGTTCGCCGCTGGACGGCATCGGCCTCGACGACATCGCCGACGAGGTCGCGCAGCGGCACCGGATCGCGTTCCTGGAGAACCGCAACGAGCGCGCGCACCGCGAGCTCGAGATCGGCGGCGAGTACCAGTGGCGGCGTGAGGGCGAATACCACCTGTTCAACCCGGACACGGTGTTCAAGCTGCAGCACGCCACCCGCTCGGGCCAGTACAAGGTCTTCAAGGAGTACACCAAGCTCGTCGACGATCAGTCCGAGCGCCTGGCGTCGCTGCGCGGCCTGTTCAAGTTCAAGTCGCAAGGCCGCCACCCGATTTCGATCGACGAGGTCGAGCCGGCGTCGGAGATCGTGAAGCGCTTCTCGACCGGTGCGATGAGCTACGGCTCCATCTCGGCCGAGGCGCACGAGACCCTGGCCGTGGCGATGAACCGCCTGGGCGGTCGCTCGAATTCCGGTGAGGGCGGCGAGCATCCGGCGCGCTTCGAGCCGGAGGAGAACGGCGACTGGCGGCGGTCCGCGATCAAGCAGGTGGCCTCGGGTCGCTTCGGTGTGACCGCGCACTACCTGACCAACTGCACCGACATCCAGATCAAGATGGCGCAGGGCGCCAAGCCCGGTGAGGGCGGCCAGCTTCCGGCCCACAAGGTGTACCCGTGGGTCGCCGAGGTCCGGCACTCCACCCCGGGCGTCGGCCTGATCTCGCCGCCGCCGCACCACGACATCTACTCGATCGAGGATCTGGCGCAGCTGATCCACGACCTGAAGAACGCGAACCCGCAGGCGCGGATTCACGTGAAACTTGTCGCGGAGCCGGGCGTCGGCACGGTCGCCGCGGGTGTGTCCAAGGCACACGCCGACGTGGTCCTGATCTCGGGTCACGACGGTGGCACCGGCGCTTCCCCGCTGACCTCGCTCAAGCACGCGGGCGGTCCCTGGGAGCTCGGCCTGGCCGAGACCCAGCAGACCCTGCTGCTCAACGGTCTGCGCGATCGCATCGTGGTGCAGGTGGACGGTCAGATGAAGACCGGTCGCGACGTCATGATCGCCGCGCTGCTGGGCGCCGAGGAGTACGGTTTCGCGACCGCTCCGCTGGTGGTCTCGGGCTGCATCATGATGCGCGTGTGCCACCTCGACACCTGCCCGGTCGGCGTCGCGACCCAGAACCCCGTGCTGCGTGAGCGTTTCACCGGCAAGCCGGAGTTCGTCGAGAACTTCATGCTCTACATCGCCGAAGAGGTGCGCGAGCTGCTGGCGTCGCTGGGTCTGCGGACCCTGGACGAGGCCATCGGCCGGGTCGACCTGCTCGACACCACCGCGGCCAAGTCGCATTGGAAGGCGGCCAAGCTCGACCTGTCGCCGATCCTGGACGACGTCGAGACCGCGTTCATGATGCAGGATCGCCGCCGCACCAAGAGCCAGGACCACGGCCTGGACAAGGCGCTGGACAACCAGCTCATCGCCGAGGCGGCGGACGCGCTGGAGCGGGGCAAGCCGGTCAAGATCGAAACCAAGATCACCAACGTGAACCGCACGGTCGGCACCATGCTCGGCCACGAGGTCACCAAGCTCTACGGCGGAGTCGGCCTGCCGGACAACACCATCGACATCACGTTCACCGGTTCCGCCGGTAACTCGTTCGGTGCGTTCGTCCCGGCCGGTATCACGCTGCGGGTCTTCGGCGACGCCAACGACTATGTGGGCAAGGGCCTTTCGGGCGGCCGCATCATCGTGCGCCCGTCGGCCGACGCGCCCGCGGAGTACGTGGCGGAGCAGAACATCATCGCGGGCAACGTGATCCTGTTCGGCGCGACCTCGGGTCAGGCGTTCATTCGCGGTGTCGCGGGCGAGCGCTTCAGCGTCCGCAACTCCGGCGCCACCGCGGTGGTCGAGGGTGTGGGCGACCACGCCTGCGAGTACATGACCGGTGGCCGCGTGGTCATCCTCGGCGAGACCGGCCGCAACTTCGGCGCCGGCATGTCGGGCGGTGTCGCCTACGTCTACAACCCGAACGGCACCTTCGAGGCCAACCTCAACACCGAACTGGTCGACCTCGAGCAGCTCTCAGCCGAGGACGTCCAGGCGCTGAAGGACATCGTCGAGCAGCACCGCGCCGAGACCGGTTCGGCTGTCGCGGAACGCATCCTGGGCGACTGGGCCCAGCAGGTGACCAAGTTCGCGAAGGTCATGCCGCGCGACTACAAGAAGGTCCTGATCGCGATCTCCGAGGCCGAGAAGGCCGGCCGGAACGTGGACGAAGCCATCATGGAGGCGGCTCGTGGCTGA
- a CDS encoding alpha/beta hydrolase: MRTRKSPARSVIAGLACALALSAPATLTTAAAAPTESPAANAAGAHLVSIDRPGQRQEEFEVYSAAMDRVIPVQVLTAFDNSVPRPTLYLLNGAGGGEDAATWYRQTDVVQFFSDKNVNVVSPVGGKFSYYTDWQQDDPVLGRQKWETFLTAELPPIIDKALGTSGANAIAGVSMSATSALNLAVLAPDLYRAVAAYSGCASTADDNSRKYIQMVLDRGDADSRNMWGPPGDPDWVRHDAVINAEALRGKALFISNSTGLPGPLDTLEAPSIAGRPASLANQLVLGGIIEAATNGCTHRLADRLGALGIPAQVEFRPAGTHSWPYWQDALHRSWPLLEAALQG, from the coding sequence ATGCGCACGCGAAAGTCACCGGCACGCAGTGTGATCGCGGGGCTGGCGTGCGCGCTGGCCCTGTCCGCACCGGCGACACTCACCACGGCCGCGGCCGCACCCACGGAGTCGCCGGCCGCGAATGCCGCGGGCGCGCATCTGGTTTCGATCGATCGGCCCGGACAGCGGCAGGAGGAGTTCGAGGTCTATTCGGCCGCGATGGACCGGGTGATCCCGGTCCAGGTCCTCACCGCGTTCGACAACAGCGTGCCGCGGCCGACGCTGTATCTGCTGAATGGCGCGGGCGGCGGCGAGGACGCGGCGACGTGGTATCGGCAAACCGATGTCGTGCAATTCTTCTCCGACAAGAACGTGAATGTGGTATCGCCGGTCGGCGGTAAATTCTCGTATTACACCGACTGGCAACAGGATGACCCGGTGCTGGGCCGCCAGAAATGGGAGACCTTTCTTACCGCGGAACTCCCGCCGATTATCGACAAGGCGCTCGGCACTTCCGGCGCGAACGCGATCGCGGGCGTCTCCATGTCCGCGACCTCGGCCTTGAATCTGGCCGTGCTGGCGCCGGATCTGTATCGGGCGGTGGCCGCCTACAGCGGCTGCGCCTCCACCGCGGACGACAACAGCCGCAAATACATTCAGATGGTGCTGGACCGCGGCGATGCCGACTCCCGCAATATGTGGGGCCCGCCCGGCGATCCGGACTGGGTCAGGCACGACGCGGTGATCAATGCGGAGGCGTTGCGCGGCAAGGCGTTGTTCATCTCCAACTCGACCGGTCTGCCCGGCCCGCTCGACACCCTGGAGGCGCCGTCCATCGCCGGACGGCCGGCGTCGCTGGCCAACCAGCTCGTGCTGGGCGGGATCATCGAGGCTGCGACCAACGGGTGCACGCATCGGCTGGCGGATCGGCTGGGCGCGTTGGGTATTCCCGCGCAGGTCGAATTCCGGCCCGCGGGTACGCATTCGTGGCCGTACTGGCAGGACGCGCTGCATCGATCGTGGCCGCTGCTCGAGGCGGCCCTGCAGGGGTGA
- a CDS encoding DUF4407 domain-containing protein: protein MTERTAGLGALLVWLGGAQPRLTDPDERGGYTVSGAVVALVGVVSGVIAAAATGAAHWPVAAVVVVALIATVLGGALARALATAATPDRNRRATAEFAGRLAVAVAAGVLVAELACTVLFSGTIARQLDESAQRAVESAPAVVTARTELDAAKADRTALDQQLTTAKTDVDSALKIARCEYNPDQDCAGVPRTGVPGRGPEERTANQMLDDARTRLTAAQGKVDGLDAAVNAKDKALATARRDAYTAGDRGLGARWVAMNDYTTAHFGSLALRVAIDLLMVVLILLPVLLRRWRGETAFDRTVAVRTETGRIDQAATTAIAVTQAEVRVETEKLRAEQQLTAARLAAHADTAIDRERQRTRIIAAIGNLEIGITEPAQQRAVAEFDSAARHELPEGTLTQSPNLPAQLTSGAVAPLPPGGALAPVTPQAAPAPANKGGGLELPIIGTVPFTDTAARWIRPLVPSFVANAIDTATHPLRTVRQAFEEAEEITFTLRRTRKVTVDSADSAQPQQYPQQGYAPPQYGYQLPPGAPQHVQAHRVASAVVDQPYAHYPSYSALPHGQVVEPGYPLPAAPQQGAIPGRHQPELDQRAQRELPPGSGQ, encoded by the coding sequence ATGACGGAGAGAACCGCCGGACTCGGAGCACTGCTGGTCTGGCTGGGCGGGGCGCAGCCGCGGCTCACCGATCCGGATGAACGCGGGGGTTATACGGTCAGCGGCGCGGTGGTCGCGCTGGTCGGGGTCGTGTCGGGGGTGATCGCGGCGGCCGCGACCGGGGCCGCGCACTGGCCGGTGGCGGCGGTCGTGGTGGTCGCGCTCATCGCCACGGTGTTGGGCGGAGCCCTCGCCCGCGCGCTGGCCACGGCGGCCACCCCGGACCGGAACCGCCGGGCCACAGCCGAATTCGCCGGTCGCCTCGCCGTGGCCGTGGCCGCCGGTGTGCTGGTGGCCGAATTGGCCTGCACCGTACTGTTCTCCGGCACCATCGCCCGCCAACTCGACGAATCCGCCCAGCGCGCCGTGGAATCCGCGCCCGCCGTGGTCACCGCGCGCACCGAACTCGACGCCGCCAAGGCCGACCGCACCGCCCTCGACCAGCAGCTCACCACCGCGAAGACCGATGTCGACAGCGCGCTGAAAATCGCGCGCTGCGAATACAATCCGGACCAGGACTGCGCGGGCGTCCCGCGCACCGGGGTGCCCGGGCGCGGTCCCGAGGAGCGCACCGCCAATCAGATGCTCGACGACGCGCGCACCCGGCTCACGGCCGCCCAGGGCAAGGTGGACGGGCTCGACGCTGCGGTCAACGCCAAGGACAAGGCCCTCGCCACCGCCCGCCGGGACGCCTACACGGCGGGCGATCGCGGGCTGGGCGCGCGCTGGGTGGCCATGAACGACTACACCACAGCGCATTTCGGCTCGCTCGCGCTGCGGGTGGCCATCGACCTGCTCATGGTCGTGCTGATCCTGCTGCCCGTGCTGTTGCGCCGGTGGCGGGGTGAGACGGCCTTCGACCGCACCGTCGCGGTCCGCACCGAGACCGGCCGCATCGACCAGGCCGCCACCACCGCCATCGCCGTCACCCAGGCGGAGGTGCGGGTGGAGACCGAAAAGCTGCGCGCCGAACAGCAACTCACCGCCGCGCGGCTGGCCGCGCACGCCGATACCGCCATCGATCGGGAACGGCAGCGCACCCGCATCATCGCCGCCATCGGCAATCTCGAGATCGGCATCACCGAACCCGCTCAGCAACGGGCGGTCGCCGAATTCGACAGCGCCGCCCGACACGAACTTCCGGAGGGGACATTGACCCAGTCGCCCAACCTGCCCGCCCAGCTCACCTCGGGGGCCGTGGCCCCACTGCCGCCCGGCGGCGCGCTCGCCCCCGTCACCCCGCAGGCCGCCCCGGCCCCGGCGAACAAGGGTGGCGGACTGGAGCTTCCGATCATCGGCACGGTCCCGTTCACCGATACCGCGGCCCGCTGGATCCGGCCGCTGGTCCCCTCGTTCGTGGCCAATGCCATCGACACGGCGACCCATCCGCTGCGCACCGTGCGGCAGGCGTTCGAGGAGGCGGAGGAGATCACCTTCACGCTGCGCCGCACCCGCAAGGTGACGGTGGATTCCGCGGATTCGGCGCAGCCGCAGCAGTATCCGCAGCAGGGGTACGCCCCGCCGCAGTACGGCTATCAGCTGCCGCCGGGAGCGCCGCAGCACGTGCAGGCGCATCGCGTCGCCTCGGCGGTGGTGGATCAGCCGTACGCCCACTACCCGTCGTACTCCGCGCTCCCCCACGGTCAGGTGGTCGAGCCGGGCTACCCGCTGCCGGCCGCTCCGCAGCAGGGCGCGATCCCGGGCCGGCATCAGCCTGAACTCGATCAGCGCGCCCAGCGCGAATTGCCGCCCGGCAGCGGGCAATAG